One Pantoea trifolii genomic region harbors:
- a CDS encoding methionine ABC transporter ATP-binding protein encodes MIEIDNLSKHYRAPDGRITEVLKSISLQVPQANITAVVGPSGAGKSTLAKCISLLEQPSAGSIRVNGSDLSRLDGEALRQARRSIGTVFQSSALLQRKTAWENIALPLHYLGVVERDIAARVGELLDSVGLSHKAKAYPGQLSGGQRQRIGIARALALRPSVLLADEATSGLDPEATITVLDLLKKLRDDYKLAIVLITHEMDAVRQAADAVAEIRDGQIVQYGVVKELLAQPDSLLGQRLFPLAAQAGDAELVLQLSYRTDVPVASDWISRLSQQFGLRIDLLGAHVELVNGLQAGRLKVGIHFQHERVPLARLLSQLEQLGLVASVSGSVLPLREAV; translated from the coding sequence ATGATCGAAATAGATAACCTCAGCAAACACTATCGCGCGCCCGACGGCCGCATCACCGAGGTGCTGAAATCCATCAGCCTGCAGGTGCCGCAAGCCAACATTACCGCCGTTGTTGGGCCGAGCGGCGCGGGTAAATCGACGCTGGCGAAATGCATCAGCCTGCTGGAACAACCGAGCGCCGGCAGCATCCGCGTTAACGGCAGCGATCTCTCGCGGCTGGATGGCGAAGCGCTGCGTCAGGCGCGTCGCTCAATTGGTACCGTGTTCCAGTCTTCCGCGCTGCTGCAACGCAAAACCGCGTGGGAGAACATCGCCTTGCCGCTGCACTATCTCGGCGTGGTGGAGCGCGATATCGCCGCACGTGTGGGCGAATTGCTGGACAGCGTTGGCCTCAGCCACAAAGCTAAAGCCTATCCCGGCCAGCTTTCCGGTGGTCAGCGGCAGCGTATAGGCATCGCGCGGGCGCTGGCGTTGCGCCCTTCGGTGTTGCTGGCGGATGAGGCCACCTCAGGGCTCGATCCCGAAGCCACCATCACCGTACTCGACCTGCTGAAAAAACTGCGAGATGACTACAAGCTGGCGATTGTGCTGATCACCCATGAAATGGATGCGGTGCGTCAGGCGGCTGATGCGGTAGCGGAAATTCGCGACGGCCAAATCGTGCAGTACGGCGTGGTGAAAGAGTTGCTGGCGCAGCCGGATTCTCTATTGGGACAGCGCCTGTTCCCGCTGGCGGCGCAGGCGGGCGATGCCGAACTGGTGTTGCAGCTCAGCTATCGCACCGATGTCCCGGTCGCCAGCGACTGGATATCGCGCCTCAGCCAGCAGTTTGGTTTGCGTATTGATCTGCTCGGTGCGCATGTTGAGCTGGTAAACGGTCTGCAAGCCGGCCGCCTCAAGGTGGGCATTCACTTTCAGCATGAGCGCGTGCCGCTGGCACGCTTGCTGTCGCAGCTGGAACAACTGGGCTTAGTTGCCAGCGTTTCCGGCAGCGTGTTGCCATTGCGGGAGGCGGTATGA
- a CDS encoding LLM class flavin-dependent oxidoreductase has product MPSQREIRLNAFDMNCVGHQSPGLWAHPRDRSWQYKDLEYWVDLARLLERGKFDGLFIADVLGVYDVLNGNGDAAIRQATQVPVNDPLALITPMALVTEHLGFGLTASLSFEHPYPFARRLSTLDHLTKGRIGWNIVTSYLESGARNIGHKTQTDHDSRYDYADEYLQVVYKLLEGSWEQDAVLRDRERRIFSDPRKIHPINHQGTFFNVPGIHLCEPSPQRTPVLYQAGASSRGKQFAAEHAECVFVAAPSKVLLKKTVADIRRRAAEAGRDPYSIKIFNLQTVIVGETDLAAQAKWKEYTSWVSYEGALALVSGWTGIDFGQYQPDQVLKYIHTNAIQSAVETFSTADPDRQWTVKALADWVGIGGFGPLIVGSAETVADELQSWVEETDVDGFNFAYALTHETFEDVVELLIPQLQKRGVYKKEYAQGTLREKLFAAGPQLQAPHPGAGYRVKASTLQEVS; this is encoded by the coding sequence ATGCCATCGCAACGTGAAATTCGCTTGAACGCATTTGATATGAACTGTGTCGGACACCAGTCGCCGGGTTTGTGGGCGCATCCGCGTGACCGTTCCTGGCAATATAAAGATCTGGAGTATTGGGTCGATTTGGCGCGCCTGCTGGAACGCGGCAAGTTTGACGGCCTGTTTATCGCCGACGTGCTCGGCGTTTACGACGTACTGAACGGCAACGGCGATGCGGCAATCCGCCAGGCGACGCAGGTGCCGGTCAACGATCCGCTGGCGTTGATTACGCCGATGGCGCTGGTCACCGAACATCTCGGGTTTGGTCTCACCGCGTCGCTGTCGTTTGAACATCCCTATCCGTTTGCGCGCCGCTTATCGACGCTCGATCACCTGACCAAAGGCCGCATCGGCTGGAACATCGTTACTTCGTATCTGGAGAGCGGGGCGCGCAACATTGGGCATAAAACTCAGACCGATCACGACAGCCGCTACGATTACGCCGACGAGTATCTGCAAGTGGTGTACAAACTGCTGGAAGGCAGCTGGGAGCAAGATGCGGTATTGCGTGACCGTGAACGCCGCATCTTCAGCGACCCGCGCAAAATCCACCCCATCAATCATCAGGGCACTTTCTTCAACGTACCGGGGATTCACCTGTGCGAACCGTCACCACAGCGCACGCCGGTGCTGTATCAGGCGGGCGCATCGAGTCGCGGCAAACAGTTTGCGGCAGAACATGCCGAATGCGTGTTTGTTGCTGCGCCGTCAAAAGTGCTGCTGAAGAAAACTGTCGCCGATATTCGCCGCCGTGCGGCGGAAGCGGGGCGCGATCCTTACAGCATCAAAATCTTCAATCTGCAAACCGTGATTGTCGGCGAAACCGATCTGGCGGCGCAGGCGAAGTGGAAAGAGTACACCAGCTGGGTCAGTTATGAAGGCGCGCTGGCGCTGGTGTCGGGTTGGACCGGCATCGACTTCGGCCAGTATCAGCCGGATCAGGTGCTGAAATATATCCACACCAACGCCATTCAATCAGCGGTCGAAACCTTCTCCACCGCCGATCCCGATCGTCAGTGGACGGTAAAAGCGCTAGCGGATTGGGTCGGTATCGGCGGCTTTGGTCCGCTGATTGTCGGCAGCGCGGAAACTGTCGCGGATGAGTTGCAAAGCTGGGTCGAAGAGACCGACGTCGATGGCTTCAACTTCGCCTACGCACTGACGCATGAAACCTTTGAAGATGTGGTGGAGCTGCTGATCCCGCAACTGCAAAAACGCGGCGTCTACAAAAAAGAGTATGCGCAGGGCACGCTGCGCGAGAAGTTATTCGCCGCCGGGCCGCAGCTGCAGGCACCGCATCCGGGCGCGGGTTATCGCGTTAAAGCCTCCACGCTGCAGGAGGTCTCATGA
- a CDS encoding FAD/NAD(P)-binding protein — MATTQVIIVGGGFSGTALAIHLARTSSSRLLITVVEPRASLGGGVAYSTQEPAHRINVPASRMQLSGEEQGAFDRWYRQQPECSLDSVAHCEDGAVYPQRSLFGRYLADQFAQAAQAYPHVTLRHVQASAIGWEGEQLLLSNGETLRGDVLALAISHPPPSLPRALQPFSAHPALIANPWQHGVLDAIDPQSSVAIIGTGLSMADVVASLGTRQHRGPLIAFSRRGQLSRDNLSGEWPEWTLAPEDASSARLWLRHIRAEVARAAEQDLPWQRVLDQVRVQGQDIWQSLPLREQQRFVRHLRSWWDVHRYRIAPQVSAVINARRQQGSLKVLAARLCEISDLGKQLQITLRTRVGASETHRLDHLIVTTGPGHEALTASQPLLQSLSQQGLIRADLLGFGIDVDSQSRTLNLTGQPNARLFVVGPAARARFGELMGLPQVADHAAAVARHILQELQIAHAERCPPSAL, encoded by the coding sequence ATGGCAACGACACAGGTAATCATTGTTGGCGGTGGCTTTAGTGGCACAGCGTTGGCAATTCATCTCGCACGAACCTCATCGAGCAGATTACTGATTACAGTGGTCGAACCGCGCGCCAGTCTCGGCGGCGGCGTTGCCTATTCCACGCAGGAGCCCGCGCACCGCATCAACGTGCCCGCTTCGCGCATGCAGTTAAGCGGTGAAGAGCAGGGCGCGTTTGACCGCTGGTATCGCCAACAGCCGGAATGTTCACTGGACTCAGTAGCGCACTGTGAAGACGGCGCAGTTTATCCGCAGCGCAGCCTGTTCGGTCGCTATCTGGCAGACCAGTTTGCGCAAGCTGCGCAGGCGTATCCGCACGTCACGCTGCGCCATGTTCAGGCCAGCGCCATAGGTTGGGAAGGCGAGCAGCTGTTGCTCAGCAACGGCGAAACGTTGCGGGGTGATGTACTGGCGTTAGCGATCAGTCATCCACCACCATCGTTGCCGCGTGCGCTGCAACCGTTCTCGGCGCATCCGGCGCTGATTGCCAATCCGTGGCAGCACGGCGTATTAGACGCCATCGATCCTCAATCCTCGGTGGCGATTATCGGTACCGGCTTGAGCATGGCGGACGTGGTGGCTTCATTGGGCACCAGACAGCATCGTGGCCCGTTAATCGCCTTCTCGCGCCGTGGGCAGCTCTCACGCGACAATCTGAGCGGTGAATGGCCTGAATGGACGTTAGCCCCGGAGGATGCGTCCAGCGCGCGTCTGTGGCTACGACATATTCGCGCCGAGGTCGCGCGTGCCGCTGAACAGGATTTGCCGTGGCAGCGCGTGCTTGATCAGGTGCGAGTGCAAGGTCAGGATATCTGGCAATCGCTACCTTTGCGCGAGCAGCAGCGCTTTGTCCGTCATTTGCGCTCGTGGTGGGACGTACATCGCTATCGCATCGCGCCGCAGGTGTCTGCGGTGATCAACGCACGTCGTCAACAGGGCAGTCTGAAGGTGCTGGCCGCGCGCCTTTGCGAAATCTCCGATCTCGGCAAACAACTGCAAATCACGCTACGCACGCGCGTTGGCGCCAGCGAAACCCATCGCCTCGATCATCTGATTGTCACCACCGGTCCCGGCCATGAAGCCTTAACCGCCAGCCAGCCATTGTTGCAATCGCTGAGTCAGCAAGGGTTAATTCGCGCAGACCTGCTCGGTTTTGGTATTGATGTCGACAGCCAGTCGCGCACGCTCAATCTCACCGGCCAACCCAACGCGCGACTGTTTGTCGTCGGTCCCGCTGCGCGAGCGCGCTTCGGTGAACTGATGGGATTGCCGCAGGTCGCCGATCACGCCGCCGCTGTGGCGAGGCATATTTTACAAGAACTGCAAATCGCTCATGCCGAGCGATGTCCCCCTTCAGCGCTTTAA
- the ssuD gene encoding FMNH2-dependent alkanesulfonate monooxygenase, whose amino-acid sequence MADSANDKINVFWFLPTHGDGRYLGTTQGGRPVDLPYLQQVALAADNLGFYGVLIPTGKSCEDSWLVASALAPITKRLRYLVAVRPGLQPPTLAARMATTLDRLSEGRLLINVVTGGDPVENKGDGIFLNHSERYDVTKEFLDVYSRLMRGEKVDYEGKHIHVEGAEVLFPPVQENGPPLYFGGSSEAAIDVAAEQIDTYLTWGEPPAQVAEKLEVVSARAQQRGRKLEYGIRLHVIVRETEEEAKAAADKLIGHLDEETIAQAQKIFARMDSAGQARMSALHQGSRDNLYISPNLWAGVGLVRGGAGTALVGSPEQVAERIREYQALGVTNFILSGYPHLEEAHRVAELLLPLLPLANAQQQRERTINTGPFGETIGGDKRPSKQTSAS is encoded by the coding sequence ATGGCCGATTCCGCGAACGATAAAATTAATGTCTTCTGGTTTTTACCGACGCACGGTGATGGACGCTACCTCGGCACAACGCAAGGCGGACGCCCGGTCGATTTACCCTACTTACAGCAAGTGGCACTTGCCGCCGACAATCTTGGCTTCTATGGCGTATTAATTCCCACTGGCAAAAGCTGCGAAGATTCCTGGCTGGTTGCCTCGGCGTTAGCGCCCATCACCAAACGTCTGCGCTATTTAGTGGCGGTACGTCCTGGCCTGCAGCCGCCAACGCTGGCAGCACGCATGGCGACCACGCTTGATCGTCTGTCTGAAGGACGTTTATTGATTAACGTGGTGACCGGTGGCGATCCTGTCGAGAACAAAGGCGACGGCATTTTCCTCAACCACAGTGAACGTTATGATGTCACCAAAGAATTCCTCGATGTCTACAGCCGCCTGATGCGCGGTGAGAAAGTGGATTACGAAGGCAAACATATCCACGTCGAAGGTGCGGAAGTGCTGTTCCCGCCGGTGCAGGAGAATGGTCCGCCGCTCTATTTTGGTGGTTCATCAGAGGCGGCGATTGATGTGGCTGCGGAACAGATCGATACCTATCTCACCTGGGGCGAGCCGCCAGCGCAGGTTGCCGAGAAGCTGGAAGTGGTGAGCGCGCGTGCGCAACAGCGCGGACGTAAACTGGAATACGGCATTCGTTTGCACGTTATTGTGCGCGAGACCGAAGAAGAAGCCAAAGCGGCGGCAGATAAGTTGATTGGCCATCTTGATGAAGAGACTATTGCGCAGGCGCAGAAAATCTTTGCGCGTATGGATTCTGCCGGTCAGGCGCGGATGAGCGCATTGCACCAAGGTTCGCGCGACAATCTTTATATCTCGCCGAATCTCTGGGCTGGCGTTGGTCTGGTACGCGGTGGCGCGGGCACTGCGCTGGTCGGCAGCCCTGAGCAAGTGGCTGAACGTATCCGTGAATATCAGGCGTTGGGCGTCACCAATTTTATTCTGTCTGGATATCCGCATCTTGAAGAAGCGCATCGCGTGGCCGAATTGTTGTTGCCGCTGCTGCCACTGGCGAATGCGCAACAGCAGCGTGAACGCACCATTAATACCGGGCCGTTTGGTGAAACCATTGGTGGCGATAAGCGACCTTCGAAACAGACGAGCGCCAGCTAA
- a CDS encoding sigma-54-dependent Fis family transcriptional regulator, which produces MLTNFNNHTDSPRLVDPASLAFQSLLDKFAPTDATVLIVGETGTGKEVVARYLHHHSQRRHGPFLAVNCGALTESLAEAELFGHEKGAFTGATQSHPGWFESAQGGTLLLDEIGELSPSLQVKLLRVLQEREITRVGSRKAIKVDVRVIAATHVDLAQAIRERRFREDLFYRLNIAVVPLPPLRQRREDIPLLAQHFLALYARSLGRPARRLSPDALEALREYSWPGNIRELENTLHNAVLLSREETLTPAQLRLAGYSEQGFSESNDSTLDSFLQQQLISQPQQLFDRVISGLISNALLMTDQNQTQAAALLGISRHTLRTHLANQGIIKGRRKALVSPSSSSAHVTQERELRIGYQKFGNLGVLKARQSLEHCFAQQGVSVLWSEFPAGPQLLYALQNNEIDFGTTGEVPPIFAQASGNAVTYIAWEPPAPSSVGIVVPHDSDIRTINDLRSKRVSVNRGSNVHWLLLQLLEEAGIGLDELKVVYTPPKYPLTASDYLSVDAWMMWDPLLSAAESNPELRILVNGEGRVRNHQFYLARRDYVEQNDDILRQLVESLQQTGLFIDSHRHEASMLLAQELGLEVASVERALTRRSHKTRAMAFEVIKEQQTIADRFYALGLINKPVRVRDAVWQFSSALALIE; this is translated from the coding sequence ATGCTAACCAACTTTAATAATCACACTGATTCACCGCGCTTAGTCGATCCCGCTTCTCTGGCGTTTCAATCGCTGCTGGATAAATTCGCCCCCACGGATGCCACCGTGCTGATTGTCGGCGAAACCGGCACAGGGAAAGAAGTGGTGGCGCGCTATCTGCATCATCATAGCCAGCGGCGTCACGGCCCTTTCCTGGCGGTTAACTGCGGCGCACTGACAGAAAGTCTGGCTGAAGCTGAGTTGTTCGGCCATGAGAAAGGCGCTTTTACCGGCGCGACGCAGTCTCATCCCGGCTGGTTTGAATCCGCGCAAGGCGGTACCTTGCTGCTGGATGAGATTGGTGAGCTTAGCCCTTCACTGCAGGTTAAATTGCTGCGCGTGTTGCAGGAGCGCGAGATTACGCGAGTGGGCTCGCGCAAAGCGATCAAGGTGGATGTGCGGGTTATCGCGGCTACGCATGTGGATTTGGCGCAGGCGATCCGCGAGCGACGCTTCCGCGAAGATCTGTTCTATCGCCTGAATATTGCGGTGGTTCCGCTGCCGCCGCTGCGTCAGCGTCGTGAAGACATTCCTCTGCTGGCGCAACATTTCCTCGCTCTCTACGCACGAAGCTTAGGCCGTCCGGCACGTCGTCTGTCACCTGATGCACTTGAGGCGCTGCGCGAATACAGCTGGCCCGGCAATATCCGTGAACTAGAGAACACGCTGCACAACGCTGTGTTGTTGAGCCGCGAAGAAACACTAACGCCCGCACAGCTGCGACTTGCTGGTTACAGTGAACAGGGTTTTAGCGAGTCAAACGATTCAACGCTCGATAGTTTTCTTCAGCAGCAGTTGATCAGCCAGCCGCAGCAACTGTTTGATCGCGTTATCAGCGGCCTGATCAGCAATGCGCTTTTGATGACAGATCAGAATCAAACCCAGGCCGCCGCGCTATTGGGTATCAGCCGCCACACCTTACGCACGCATCTGGCGAATCAGGGAATAATTAAAGGACGCCGCAAAGCACTTGTTTCTCCATCCTCGTCCAGTGCGCATGTAACGCAGGAACGCGAGCTGCGTATTGGCTATCAGAAGTTTGGCAATCTCGGCGTGTTGAAAGCTCGTCAAAGCCTCGAACACTGTTTCGCTCAGCAAGGCGTTAGCGTGCTGTGGAGTGAGTTTCCCGCCGGGCCACAGTTGCTGTATGCGTTGCAGAACAACGAAATCGACTTTGGGACCACCGGCGAAGTACCGCCAATCTTTGCCCAGGCGAGCGGCAATGCTGTGACTTATATTGCGTGGGAGCCCCCGGCGCCAAGCAGTGTTGGCATTGTGGTGCCGCATGACAGCGATATTCGCACCATCAACGATCTGCGCAGTAAGCGCGTATCGGTTAATAGAGGCTCGAACGTTCACTGGCTACTGCTACAGTTACTGGAAGAAGCAGGCATTGGTCTGGATGAACTGAAAGTGGTGTATACGCCGCCCAAGTATCCACTGACCGCCAGTGATTATCTCTCGGTTGATGCGTGGATGATGTGGGATCCGTTGCTCAGCGCTGCGGAGAGCAATCCCGAGCTGAGGATTTTGGTTAATGGTGAAGGGCGCGTACGTAATCATCAGTTCTATCTGGCGCGACGTGATTACGTTGAACAGAACGATGACATCCTCAGACAGCTGGTGGAAAGTTTGCAGCAAACAGGCTTGTTCATTGATAGCCATCGCCACGAAGCGTCGATGTTACTGGCTCAGGAGCTGGGATTAGAAGTTGCGTCAGTAGAACGCGCATTGACACGTCGCAGCCACAAAACGCGCGCGATGGCCTTCGAAGTGATTAAAGAGCAGCAGACAATAGCCGATCGTTTTTATGCGTTGGGACTAATTAATAAACCGGTGCGGGTGCGCGATGCAGTCTGGCAATTTTCATCAGCGCTGGCGTTGATTGAGTAA
- a CDS encoding ParB family protein, giving the protein MSAKRITIGRTFSQTPLQTEESADGHSQTFILATGKRALFTLEHIPAKEIEEKTFVKMETNGRDQSGLTPESLRDIIRTIKLQQFFPAIGVKRDDRIEILDGSRRRAAALHCKTGLDVLVTEVAISAEEARRLAQDIQTAREHNLREVGMRLLALKDGGLSQKEIAQSEGLSQAKVTRALQAASVPLELVTLFPNHSELTYPDYKSLLQAYEKLQETGQTVDALIDTIGMDVDTVCARDGLAEDEVKNGILRLVRNGSQTLIQSPAKDKTVATPLWSFADKDRFARKKTRGRMFSYEFNRQSKELQEELDKVINETLNKYLNQ; this is encoded by the coding sequence ATGAGCGCAAAAAGAATCACCATTGGCCGAACCTTCAGCCAGACACCATTGCAGACTGAGGAAAGCGCCGATGGCCATTCTCAGACCTTTATCCTGGCGACGGGCAAACGCGCCCTGTTCACGCTGGAACACATCCCTGCGAAAGAAATCGAAGAGAAAACTTTCGTTAAGATGGAAACCAATGGCCGCGATCAGTCTGGCCTGACGCCAGAATCGCTGCGTGACATCATTCGCACCATCAAATTGCAGCAATTTTTCCCGGCGATTGGTGTAAAGCGTGACGACCGCATTGAGATTCTCGATGGTTCACGCCGTCGTGCTGCGGCTCTTCACTGCAAAACCGGGCTGGATGTGCTGGTTACCGAAGTGGCTATCTCTGCGGAAGAAGCGCGTCGTTTAGCGCAGGATATTCAGACCGCGCGTGAGCACAATCTGCGTGAAGTGGGCATGCGCTTGCTGGCACTGAAAGATGGCGGATTATCGCAAAAGGAAATTGCGCAAAGCGAAGGACTTTCTCAGGCCAAAGTCACGCGTGCATTGCAAGCCGCAAGCGTGCCGCTTGAGCTGGTGACGCTGTTCCCGAATCATTCTGAGCTGACTTATCCAGACTATAAATCGCTGCTGCAGGCGTACGAGAAGCTGCAGGAAACCGGACAAACGGTTGATGCACTTATCGATACCATCGGCATGGATGTTGATACCGTATGCGCACGCGATGGTTTAGCGGAAGATGAAGTGAAGAATGGCATCTTGCGTTTAGTGCGTAACGGCAGCCAGACGCTGATTCAGTCACCGGCCAAAGACAAAACCGTGGCAACACCTTTGTGGAGCTTTGCCGATAAAGATCGTTTTGCGCGTAAGAAAACACGCGGACGCATGTTCAGCTACGAGTTTAATCGCCAGTCCAAAGAGTTGCAGGAAGAGTTGGATAAGGTGATTAACGAGACGCTCAACAAGTATCTAAATCAGTAG
- a CDS encoding AAA family ATPase, which yields MANDEKQVLKVAQRSERMLMSLTEQIQAQKEELRENTFYQVYAKAALAKLPKLTRASVDYAVNEMEENGYPFDKRAAGSSTKYAMSIQNIIDIYHHRGVPKYRDRHHEAFSIFVGNLKGGVSKTVSTVSLAHALRAHPHLLFEDLRILVIDLDPQSSATMFLNHQRSVGLVEATAAQAMLQNVSREELLNEFIVSSIIPGVDVLPASIDDAFIASRWEELCAAHLTDQNIHAVLYDNVVAKLKKDYDFIFIDSGPHLDAFLKNAIAASDLLMTPVPPAQVDFHSTLKYLTRLPELIGIIEESGAACRLQGNIGFMSKLSNKADHKLCHSLAKEIFGGDMLDAALPRLDGFERCGESFDTVISANPSTYVGSTEALKNARSAAEDFAKAVFDRIEFIRLN from the coding sequence ATGGCTAACGATGAGAAGCAAGTTCTGAAGGTTGCACAACGTTCAGAAAGAATGCTGATGAGCCTGACAGAACAGATTCAGGCGCAGAAAGAAGAGTTGCGGGAAAACACGTTCTATCAGGTTTACGCTAAAGCGGCGTTAGCCAAACTGCCAAAATTGACGCGTGCAAGCGTGGATTACGCTGTAAATGAGATGGAAGAGAACGGTTATCCGTTCGATAAGCGTGCAGCGGGCAGCTCAACCAAGTATGCGATGTCGATTCAGAACATCATTGATATCTACCATCATCGCGGCGTGCCTAAATATCGCGACCGCCACCATGAAGCCTTCAGCATCTTTGTCGGCAACCTTAAAGGCGGCGTGTCGAAAACGGTCTCTACCGTTTCGCTGGCGCATGCATTGCGCGCCCATCCGCATCTGCTCTTTGAAGATTTACGTATTCTGGTCATCGATCTGGACCCGCAATCCTCCGCCACCATGTTCCTGAACCACCAACGTTCAGTAGGATTAGTGGAAGCTACCGCTGCGCAGGCGATGCTGCAGAACGTCAGCCGCGAAGAGTTGCTCAACGAATTTATCGTTTCATCGATTATTCCGGGCGTTGATGTGCTGCCGGCGTCAATTGATGACGCCTTTATTGCCTCGCGTTGGGAAGAGCTGTGCGCCGCTCACCTGACCGATCAAAACATCCACGCGGTGCTGTATGACAATGTCGTGGCCAAGCTGAAGAAAGATTACGACTTTATCTTTATCGATAGCGGCCCGCATCTTGATGCCTTCCTGAAGAACGCCATTGCCGCTTCGGACTTGCTGATGACACCGGTACCTCCCGCGCAGGTGGATTTCCACTCCACGTTGAAGTACTTAACGCGTTTACCGGAGTTGATTGGCATCATTGAAGAATCGGGTGCAGCCTGCCGTTTGCAGGGCAACATTGGCTTTATGTCTAAACTGTCGAATAAAGCGGACCACAAGCTGTGTCACAGCCTGGCGAAAGAGATTTTTGGTGGCGATATGCTCGATGCTGCCTTGCCACGCCTGGATGGCTTTGAGCGCTGCGGAGAGTCGTTTGACACGGTTATCTCGGCCAATCCATCAACCTACGTGGGCAGCACCGAAGCCTTAAAGAATGCGCGTTCAGCGGCGGAAGATTTCGCGAAAGCCGTATTTGACCGTATTGAATTCATTCGCCTGAACTGA
- a CDS encoding RepB family plasmid replication initiator protein, giving the protein MADKESENKALLEPFLSVTKNSGEVIQLHPNKNNTVQPVALMRLGLFVPTLKSTARGKSGAMASTDATKELKNLSLVKSEGYEKITITGARLDMDNDFKTWAGIIQSFSRYPSKGDTVTLPFIDFVKMCGIPSANSSAALRKRLDASLRRIATNTLSFEGNGKAYHTHLVQSAYYDREKDLVRIQADPKLFELYNFDHKVLLQLRAISRLKRKESAQALYTYLESLPTNPAPISLARLRMRLNLGSKTTTQNHVVRRAMEQLKEIGYLDYSEVKRGRSVFFIIHSRTPKLDGISNLESIDSLEDIEFEE; this is encoded by the coding sequence ATGGCAGATAAAGAGAGTGAAAACAAGGCGTTACTCGAGCCTTTTCTGTCGGTGACAAAAAACAGCGGTGAAGTTATTCAACTCCACCCCAATAAAAATAACACCGTACAACCGGTCGCTTTAATGCGCCTGGGTCTGTTTGTTCCTACATTGAAATCCACCGCACGCGGTAAGTCAGGCGCGATGGCATCGACCGATGCAACGAAAGAGCTGAAGAACCTTTCTTTAGTGAAATCGGAAGGTTATGAAAAGATTACCATTACCGGCGCGAGGCTGGATATGGATAATGATTTCAAAACCTGGGCCGGAATTATTCAGTCTTTCTCGCGTTATCCCTCAAAGGGCGACACCGTGACGCTGCCGTTTATCGATTTCGTTAAGATGTGCGGGATCCCCTCGGCAAACTCCTCGGCCGCGTTACGTAAGCGCTTAGATGCCTCTTTGCGACGCATTGCCACCAATACATTGTCCTTTGAAGGTAATGGCAAAGCCTATCACACTCACCTTGTGCAATCGGCGTATTACGATCGTGAAAAGGATCTGGTGCGTATTCAGGCCGATCCTAAGTTGTTCGAGCTTTATAACTTCGACCACAAAGTGTTACTGCAACTGCGAGCCATTTCGCGCTTGAAGCGTAAAGAATCGGCTCAGGCGTTGTATACCTATCTCGAAAGTTTGCCGACCAATCCGGCGCCAATTTCTCTGGCGCGTTTGCGTATGCGTTTAAACCTGGGCTCGAAAACCACCACGCAAAATCATGTGGTTCGACGTGCGATGGAGCAGCTTAAAGAGATCGGCTATCTCGACTATTCGGAAGTGAAACGTGGCCGCTCAGTGTTCTTCATCATTCACAGCAGGACGCCAAAACTCGATGGCATCAGCAACCTCGAAAGTATCGATTCGCTGGAAGATATCGAATTCGAAGAGTGA